Proteins from one Mucilaginibacter jinjuensis genomic window:
- a CDS encoding alpha-keto acid decarboxylase family protein, translated as MATESTFTVADYLLTRLRQLNVTEVFQIPGDYVKHFTQALEHFEGVNAIGAINELDAGYAADAYARTRGLGAVSLQYGVSTYSALNAIAGAYVEMSPVVVISAAPGSDCRRMTQMYDVLFHHSTGNFAADQEIYEHVTVAAETLSTSAGAAEKIDNLLIAALTHKKPVYIACYKEVWGEPCPRPSKTPLQAQVIKSNILALQNAVTQAWSQITAAKNPLIFAGVEILRHGLSDLLQEIIDASGFLYTTTTLGKTVLDEGGDQFIGTYADAASISSVIDVVQQSDCILTLGTILTDDYMWFVENKYADMVIATTTQVRSVYYTYEGVTMRDFMEALLRLFKSTKGYPLKTPAPLQPAYPEPWQSNSDPQWNDKPDVLTFNRFFQHSMKFLTDHNMLKDIVMTLGVSSSLYVATNAYGMYQNSFISSAAWQCIGFETGTASGAQLGSGKRAWTVAGDGGFMMVCQSLSTLARNKLNAVIFVMSNGVYAIEQVYVDMTAFEPGPTHVFDAFDILPKWDYMALAKAYGAEGHRVKTVKELEAVLHIVKNTTGKPTLVEVVIPEKDLPGQMQRLGAE; from the coding sequence ATGGCTACAGAATCAACCTTTACCGTGGCAGATTATCTGCTTACCCGTCTCAGGCAACTTAACGTTACCGAAGTTTTTCAGATCCCCGGCGATTACGTTAAACATTTTACCCAGGCACTCGAACATTTTGAAGGCGTAAATGCCATTGGTGCCATCAACGAGCTCGATGCCGGTTACGCTGCCGATGCTTATGCCCGTACGCGTGGGCTAGGCGCAGTTTCCTTACAATATGGCGTAAGTACATATAGCGCCCTTAATGCCATTGCAGGGGCTTATGTAGAAATGAGCCCGGTGGTGGTAATCAGCGCAGCACCGGGATCAGATTGCAGGCGCATGACGCAGATGTACGACGTGCTTTTTCACCATTCTACAGGCAACTTTGCCGCCGATCAGGAGATCTATGAACATGTTACCGTTGCCGCCGAAACACTGAGCACATCGGCAGGTGCGGCAGAGAAGATAGATAACTTGTTGATAGCAGCACTCACCCACAAAAAACCGGTTTACATAGCCTGCTACAAAGAAGTTTGGGGCGAACCATGCCCGCGGCCATCTAAAACACCACTACAGGCACAGGTTATTAAAAGTAATATACTTGCCCTGCAAAATGCTGTAACACAGGCATGGTCGCAAATTACGGCGGCTAAAAACCCATTAATATTTGCCGGGGTTGAGATTTTACGACATGGATTATCAGATCTGTTGCAGGAAATTATTGATGCCAGCGGATTTTTGTATACTACAACTACACTAGGCAAAACAGTGTTGGATGAGGGTGGGGATCAATTTATCGGTACGTATGCCGATGCAGCCTCAATCAGCAGTGTAATAGATGTAGTGCAGCAATCAGACTGTATACTCACACTCGGTACCATCTTAACTGATGATTATATGTGGTTTGTAGAAAATAAATATGCCGATATGGTAATAGCAACTACCACGCAGGTACGGTCGGTTTACTATACTTATGAAGGTGTAACCATGCGTGATTTTATGGAAGCGCTGTTACGCTTGTTTAAATCCACCAAAGGTTATCCGCTTAAAACACCGGCACCATTACAGCCTGCATATCCTGAGCCATGGCAATCCAACTCTGACCCGCAATGGAATGATAAGCCCGATGTGCTCACGTTTAACCGTTTCTTCCAGCACTCGATGAAGTTTTTAACTGATCATAATATGCTCAAAGATATTGTGATGACGCTGGGTGTAAGTTCATCCCTTTATGTGGCTACTAATGCCTATGGCATGTATCAGAACAGCTTTATATCGTCAGCAGCATGGCAGTGTATCGGGTTTGAAACGGGAACGGCATCCGGTGCACAATTGGGCAGCGGTAAACGTGCCTGGACGGTAGCCGGTGATGGCGGCTTTATGATGGTTTGCCAGTCGCTCTCTACACTGGCCCGCAATAAGCTTAATGCCGTGATATTTGTGATGAGCAATGGCGTATATGCCATAGAGCAGGTTTATGTAGATATGACCGCTTTTGAGCCCGGCCCAACCCACGTTTTTGATGCGTTTGACATCCTGCCTAAATGGGACTACATGGCACTGGCTAAAGCCTATGGAGCCGAAGGTCACCGCGTAAAAACTGTAAAAGAATTGGAAGCCGTTTTGCACATTGTAAAAAACACCACAGGTAAACCTACACTGGTAGAAGTAGTGATTCCGGAGAAAGATTTACCCGGCCAAATGCAACGATTAGGGGCAGAATAG
- a CDS encoding HAD-IIA family hydrolase, translating into MKQGLLIDMDGVIYSGEEMIFGADKFIKHLLDNDIPFTFMTNNSQRTSLEVVRKLKRLGITVETKHVYTSAMATGKFLGDQSPNGTAYVLGEGGLLTSLHENGITLVDSDPEFVVLGEGRNFTLEMVQRAVDMILAGAKFITTNRDPSPKKPGWNNLGIAATTAMIEEATGRKAFVTGKPSPVMMRSARKFLGLETAETTVVGDTMETDIQGGVQMGYKTILVLSGIADQNQLSHYAFKPDMVAGSVDKITFPLKWWS; encoded by the coding sequence ATGAAACAAGGACTTTTAATTGATATGGACGGTGTGATTTACAGCGGCGAAGAAATGATTTTCGGTGCCGATAAGTTCATCAAACACCTGCTCGATAATGATATCCCCTTCACTTTTATGACCAATAACAGCCAGCGCACCAGCCTGGAGGTTGTGCGGAAATTAAAGCGTTTAGGGATTACTGTTGAAACCAAGCATGTTTATACCAGCGCCATGGCAACCGGCAAGTTTCTGGGCGACCAAAGCCCTAACGGAACAGCTTACGTTCTGGGCGAAGGTGGCCTGTTAACCAGTTTGCACGAAAACGGCATAACTTTGGTTGACAGCGACCCCGAATTTGTGGTTTTAGGCGAAGGCAGAAATTTCACCTTAGAAATGGTACAACGCGCCGTTGATATGATACTGGCCGGGGCCAAATTTATCACCACTAACCGCGATCCATCACCAAAAAAACCGGGATGGAATAACCTGGGCATCGCAGCCACCACGGCTATGATTGAAGAAGCCACCGGCCGAAAAGCCTTTGTAACCGGCAAACCCAGCCCGGTAATGATGCGGTCTGCACGTAAATTTTTAGGATTAGAAACTGCTGAAACAACCGTTGTTGGAGATACCATGGAAACCGATATACAAGGCGGTGTGCAAATGGGCTATAAAACCATCCTGGTATTATCCGGCATAGCTGACCAAAATCAACTAAGCCACTACGCCTTTAAACCCGATATGGTAGCTGGTTCGGTAGATAAGATCACTTTTCCGCTGAAGTGGTGGAGTTAG
- a CDS encoding SGNH/GDSL hydrolase family protein codes for MKNLKPYLYILLVTGLSACKPSVQTPTPTHGSADFSKYIAVGNSLTAGYADGGLYLEGQQNSYPSIIAKQMASVGGGNFAQPLFSTDQANGSGYLTLTGFDKTTGAPITAPVTTNLAVTGQPVIPGFGPVTTYTKYTGTDLNNYGVPGIKLLHITLASYGNLNGFYERLLPGAEGTHNTAYIDFITAKPFTFFSNWLGNNDALGYATSGGAGDVLTDKSTFAALYSAVMTKLTAGGAKGVVATIPDVTAIPYFSTVTVGAILASVQKANPAVQALFINAKTDATATGTAYAARPATAKDLIVLTFPTSKIGTLVSTPAGMLPYGLTPYSPIENQYVLDANEVALTKDYVTSYNNTITSIAASKGIAVNDMYTFLNNVKANGLVVDGVSLSSAYISGGLFSLDGVHLTPRGYAIVANEYIKAINKQYGSNIPLANVAAYRGVKFPN; via the coding sequence ATGAAAAATTTAAAACCATACTTATATATATTACTGGTTACCGGTCTATCTGCCTGTAAACCCAGCGTACAAACGCCAACCCCGACCCACGGTTCGGCCGATTTCTCTAAATACATTGCCGTAGGTAACTCTTTAACTGCCGGTTATGCCGATGGGGGATTATACCTCGAAGGTCAGCAAAACTCTTACCCATCTATCATTGCCAAGCAAATGGCATCAGTAGGTGGTGGGAACTTTGCTCAACCTTTGTTTTCAACAGATCAGGCTAATGGCTCAGGTTATTTAACACTGACTGGTTTTGATAAAACTACTGGCGCACCAATTACCGCACCGGTAACTACTAATTTAGCTGTAACAGGTCAGCCTGTTATCCCAGGCTTTGGCCCTGTAACTACTTACACCAAATACACAGGCACAGACCTGAATAACTACGGTGTACCCGGTATAAAATTATTGCACATTACCTTAGCCAGCTATGGTAACCTCAATGGTTTTTACGAAAGATTATTACCGGGAGCAGAAGGTACACACAATACAGCCTACATTGATTTTATTACGGCTAAACCATTTACCTTCTTTTCAAACTGGTTAGGTAATAATGATGCTTTAGGCTATGCCACATCAGGTGGTGCAGGTGATGTGCTGACGGATAAATCAACCTTTGCAGCCCTATACAGTGCGGTAATGACTAAGTTAACAGCAGGCGGCGCCAAAGGCGTGGTAGCTACTATCCCTGATGTAACCGCCATTCCATACTTCAGCACAGTAACGGTTGGCGCAATTCTGGCCAGCGTGCAAAAAGCTAACCCTGCGGTACAGGCTTTATTCATCAATGCTAAAACAGATGCCACAGCAACCGGCACTGCTTATGCAGCCAGGCCAGCCACCGCAAAAGATTTAATTGTATTGACTTTCCCAACTTCAAAAATAGGTACCCTGGTATCAACCCCGGCAGGTATGCTGCCTTATGGTTTAACCCCATACAGCCCTATAGAGAACCAATATGTATTAGATGCTAATGAAGTGGCCTTAACCAAAGATTATGTAACCTCATACAACAACACCATTACCTCAATAGCAGCATCAAAAGGTATTGCGGTAAATGATATGTACACCTTCCTGAATAACGTTAAAGCAAATGGTTTGGTGGTAGATGGCGTAAGTTTAAGCTCAGCCTATATCAGCGGTGGTTTATTCTCACTGGATGGTGTTCACTTAACCCCAAGAGGTTATGCGATAGTAGCTAACGAATACATCAAAGCCATCAATAAACAATATGGCTCAAACATCCCGTTGGCCAATGTGGCTGCTTACAGGGGAGTGAAGTTCCCTAATTAA
- a CDS encoding OmpP1/FadL family transporter, translating into MRKLLLLLLACLPVMAFAQGFQVNLEGQKQIGMGHTGTGLLQDGASVFFNPGAMAMLPQNYIQGGISPLIFKSDFNPSGTNDQFYTKNKIATPFSGYAVWGPKNAPWKFGVGIYTPFGGLTDWGNQWQGKYVLESLNLKAIYIQPTLSIRLADFVSIGGGFVYNIGSVDLTRAIPVANVNGNDGQARLKGTGHGYGWNAGIFFKTESSITVGIDYRSKVNTTINNGDAMFSVAPSLAANFPQPNTFTASIPLPSTTTLGLGFYPSKRWVLAADVNYVHWSVYKVLEFDYAQNTPTLQDTRSPRDYKDAVTLRGGAQYAASDNLFLRAGGGYATTAVLDGYVTPEAPDANRYYFTAGLGYKLAHHLDLDFSFEYEKLLARTQTNYESQLSGTFKTHVYIPGIGLAYHW; encoded by the coding sequence ATGAGAAAACTATTACTATTGCTGCTGGCATGCCTGCCCGTTATGGCATTTGCACAGGGTTTCCAGGTCAATTTAGAGGGCCAAAAACAGATTGGCATGGGGCACACCGGTACCGGCCTTTTACAAGATGGTGCGTCTGTATTCTTTAACCCCGGGGCTATGGCCATGCTTCCCCAAAACTACATTCAGGGTGGGATAAGCCCATTGATCTTTAAGTCAGATTTTAATCCTTCTGGTACTAACGATCAGTTTTACACCAAAAACAAAATTGCTACTCCTTTCTCGGGCTATGCCGTTTGGGGGCCTAAAAATGCACCCTGGAAATTTGGTGTTGGTATTTATACACCTTTCGGCGGTTTAACCGACTGGGGTAACCAATGGCAGGGCAAATATGTGTTGGAGAGCCTCAATCTGAAGGCCATTTATATCCAACCAACCTTAAGTATCCGCCTGGCCGACTTTGTAAGTATTGGCGGTGGTTTTGTGTATAATATAGGCAGTGTTGACCTGACCAGAGCTATCCCGGTTGCCAATGTTAACGGTAACGACGGACAAGCCCGCTTAAAAGGTACAGGCCATGGCTACGGGTGGAACGCCGGTATCTTCTTCAAAACAGAATCGAGCATTACGGTTGGTATCGATTACCGTTCAAAAGTTAATACAACCATTAATAACGGAGATGCGATGTTCAGCGTAGCGCCTTCGCTGGCTGCCAATTTCCCACAGCCTAATACGTTTACTGCAAGTATCCCGCTGCCATCAACCACTACTTTGGGTTTAGGTTTTTACCCGTCGAAAAGATGGGTACTTGCTGCCGATGTAAACTACGTGCACTGGAGCGTATATAAAGTATTAGAATTTGATTACGCACAAAACACGCCTACCTTACAGGATACCCGCTCGCCAAGAGATTATAAGGATGCGGTTACTTTACGTGGTGGTGCCCAGTACGCTGCTTCTGATAACTTGTTTTTACGTGCAGGCGGCGGTTATGCCACTACTGCTGTTTTAGACGGCTATGTAACACCCGAAGCGCCTGATGCTAATCGCTATTATTTCACAGCTGGTTTAGGCTATAAACTGGCCCATCATTTGGATCTGGACTTTTCTTTCGAGTACGAAAAGTTACTGGCACGTACCCAAACCAACTACGAATCGCAACTGTCGGGTACGTTTAAAACACATGTTTATATCCCAGGCATCGGACTTGCTTATCATTGGTAA
- a CDS encoding helix-turn-helix domain-containing protein, whose protein sequence is MSKKIAQLNFSKFVDLYADKSIGTDFFITEEKHLLALSEYPYRSEGYITGICTRGTAKVEVNLQVYDARPDAMLLATPFHILRIYDSSPDFLCRFVVFSKSFLAENNINSHFLESFSFFKTASTPVIYTEPDSGIVMREVFELIKQKLQREEHPYRTEICRSLLSTLLYEVAAVYEHERVIIKNKQTRKQELNMLFQNLVFRQYKEHRNVQYYADELCVSPKHLTETIKEATGKTAGEWIDDAVVLEAKVLLRNHEVSIAQVADEIHFPDQSSFGKYFKKQTGFSPSEYRVKASS, encoded by the coding sequence ATGAGTAAAAAAATCGCCCAGTTAAATTTTTCAAAGTTTGTTGATTTATATGCAGACAAGTCTATAGGCACCGATTTTTTTATCACCGAAGAAAAACACCTCCTCGCCCTCAGCGAATACCCTTACCGTTCCGAAGGTTATATTACAGGGATCTGCACACGCGGTACAGCCAAGGTTGAAGTGAACCTGCAGGTTTATGATGCCCGGCCGGATGCCATGCTTTTGGCTACCCCTTTCCATATTTTAAGGATCTACGATAGCAGCCCCGATTTTCTATGCCGTTTTGTGGTATTCTCCAAATCGTTTTTGGCCGAGAATAACATTAACAGCCATTTCCTCGAATCTTTCAGTTTCTTTAAAACCGCCTCAACCCCGGTAATTTATACCGAACCGGATAGCGGCATAGTAATGCGCGAGGTTTTCGAACTCATTAAACAAAAACTTCAGCGTGAAGAACACCCCTACCGTACCGAAATATGCCGAAGCCTTTTAAGCACACTTTTATACGAAGTAGCTGCTGTTTATGAGCACGAACGCGTGATCATTAAAAACAAGCAAACCCGCAAACAGGAACTCAATATGCTGTTCCAGAACCTGGTTTTTCGCCAGTATAAAGAGCACCGTAACGTACAGTATTATGCCGATGAACTTTGCGTATCGCCCAAACACCTCACCGAAACCATTAAAGAAGCAACCGGCAAAACAGCAGGTGAATGGATTGATGATGCCGTGGTCCTTGAAGCCAAAGTACTGCTCCGCAACCACGAAGTAAGCATTGCCCAGGTTGCCGATGAGATCCATTTCCCCGACCAATCATCCTTCGGCAAGTATTTTAAAAAACAGACAGGGTTTTCGCCATCGGAGTATAGGGTTAAGGCTTCGAGTTGA
- a CDS encoding electron transfer flavoprotein subunit beta/FixA family protein yields the protein MKVLVCISQVPDTVAKIVLKDNNTVVDESGITFILNPYDEWYALVRALELKEAGTAEAVHVVMVGRAATEPIIRKALAVGGDEAIRIDADSTDSYAIANYIAEYAKSEKYDLILCGKESIDYANGAVGPMLAELLDTDFIGFATNIAVAGNTATVKREIDGGEETDEVNLPVVISCQKGVAEARIPNMRGIMTARTKPLKTVTPAAVEALTSVTHYELPPAKAGVKLIAADQMDELVNLLHTEAKVI from the coding sequence ATGAAAGTATTAGTTTGTATCAGTCAGGTGCCTGATACGGTTGCCAAAATTGTATTAAAAGATAATAACACGGTTGTTGATGAAAGTGGAATCACCTTTATCCTCAACCCTTACGATGAGTGGTATGCCCTGGTGCGTGCCCTCGAACTAAAAGAGGCTGGTACTGCCGAAGCCGTACACGTAGTAATGGTTGGCCGCGCTGCTACCGAACCTATCATCCGTAAAGCACTGGCTGTTGGTGGTGATGAAGCGATCCGCATTGATGCTGATAGTACCGACTCTTATGCCATTGCCAATTACATTGCCGAATATGCCAAAAGCGAAAAGTACGACCTCATCCTTTGCGGTAAAGAATCAATCGATTATGCAAATGGTGCCGTTGGACCAATGTTGGCCGAATTACTAGATACTGATTTCATTGGCTTCGCGACAAACATCGCAGTTGCCGGAAACACAGCGACCGTAAAACGCGAAATTGACGGCGGTGAAGAAACAGACGAGGTTAACCTGCCTGTAGTAATCTCCTGCCAGAAAGGTGTGGCCGAAGCCCGCATCCCTAACATGCGCGGTATTATGACGGCCCGTACCAAACCATTAAAAACCGTTACACCCGCTGCCGTTGAAGCATTAACCAGTGTTACCCATTACGAGTTGCCACCAGCTAAGGCTGGTGTAAAACTGATCGCAGCAGATCAGATGGATGAGTTGGTAAACCTCTTGCATACAGAAGCTAAGGTTATTTAA
- a CDS encoding electron transfer flavoprotein subunit alpha/FixB family protein: MSVIVLVEHTESSIKKKSLEAVQYASEIAKKLGTTATAVIAGKVEETELKNLGSYGAQKVLYVADDRLNELHARAFTRILVAAAKQENSPVVVTLHDVNGRAIAPRVAIQLKAGLISGALSYPETGNGFEVKKSAFSGKAFAYVNATSDVKVVMLAPNTFPLVKADGSATVENFSVAFEDKDFGVKVKSVDKVVGEVPLSDAELVVSGGRGMKGPENWGLIEDLAHALGAATACSRPVADSGWRPHHEHVGQTGGTIRPNLYIAAGISGAIQHLAGVSGSKTIVVINKDPEAPFFKAANYGIVGDVMEVLPRLTEAVKKFKAEHH, translated from the coding sequence ATGTCAGTAATCGTATTAGTAGAACATACAGAAAGCTCGATCAAAAAGAAGAGCCTCGAAGCGGTGCAATACGCATCAGAAATAGCAAAAAAATTGGGTACTACTGCCACAGCAGTTATTGCCGGTAAAGTTGAAGAAACTGAACTTAAAAACCTGGGCAGCTACGGTGCACAAAAAGTTTTGTACGTAGCCGATGATCGTTTAAACGAACTGCATGCCCGTGCCTTTACCCGCATTTTAGTGGCCGCTGCCAAACAGGAGAACAGCCCGGTGGTGGTAACCCTGCACGATGTTAACGGTCGCGCTATTGCACCACGTGTGGCCATCCAATTGAAAGCAGGCTTAATCAGTGGTGCGTTGTCTTATCCAGAAACCGGGAATGGTTTCGAGGTTAAGAAATCAGCATTCTCGGGCAAAGCTTTCGCTTATGTTAATGCTACAAGTGATGTTAAAGTGGTGATGCTTGCGCCCAATACCTTTCCTTTAGTTAAGGCAGATGGAAGTGCTACGGTAGAGAACTTTAGCGTTGCTTTTGAGGATAAAGATTTCGGCGTAAAAGTAAAATCAGTAGATAAGGTGGTGGGCGAAGTTCCGCTGTCTGATGCCGAACTGGTTGTGTCTGGCGGTCGTGGTATGAAAGGCCCTGAAAACTGGGGATTGATTGAAGATCTTGCCCACGCATTAGGCGCAGCAACTGCCTGCTCTCGCCCGGTAGCCGATTCTGGCTGGAGGCCACATCATGAGCATGTTGGGCAAACAGGTGGTACTATTCGTCCAAATTTATATATCGCCGCAGGTATCTCAGGTGCTATTCAGCATCTGGCTGGTGTAAGCGGGTCTAAGACTATCGTGGTGATTAATAAAGACCCCGAAGCGCCATTCTTTAAAGCAGCGAATTATGGCATTGTAGGCGATGTAATGGAAGTATTGCCACGCCTTACCGAGGCCGTTAAAAAGTTTAAAGCAGAACATCATTAA
- a CDS encoding acyl-CoA thioesterase, whose translation MRVFYEGQVLWSQIDANQHMRHSAYADVAAQARLNMLGDVGLNPVTLLGYKIGPVLFKEELFYLREIALGDQIKVSGEVFSSRADGSRWGIRHEIYRGDGVKAAIINVAGAWIDMDKRKLTLLPAELGDLFAASPKSDDYVEDIPKPKE comes from the coding sequence ATGCGCGTATTTTATGAAGGCCAGGTATTATGGTCGCAGATAGATGCCAATCAGCACATGCGGCACTCGGCTTATGCCGATGTTGCTGCACAGGCCAGGCTAAACATGCTGGGCGATGTGGGCTTAAATCCCGTTACATTGCTTGGCTATAAAATTGGTCCGGTGCTGTTTAAAGAAGAGCTCTTTTACCTGCGCGAAATCGCCCTCGGCGACCAGATCAAGGTAAGCGGCGAGGTTTTCAGCTCAAGGGCTGATGGCTCGCGCTGGGGTATCAGGCATGAGATTTATCGTGGTGATGGTGTAAAAGCCGCCATCATCAACGTGGCCGGTGCCTGGATAGACATGGACAAACGCAAGCTAACTTTGTTACCTGCTGAACTGGGTGATCTCTTCGCAGCATCACCCAAAAGTGATGATTATGTGGAAGATATTCCCAAACCCAAAGAATAG
- a CDS encoding acyl-CoA-binding protein yields the protein MDLKENFEIAVKESKELTKRPDNETLLKLYSLYKQATEGDMDPNTPAPGMFDFVNKAKHDAWKKLSGTSSESAMEQYIALFNQLKGA from the coding sequence ATGGATTTAAAAGAAAATTTCGAAATTGCCGTTAAAGAAAGTAAGGAATTAACCAAGCGTCCGGACAATGAAACTTTATTAAAACTGTACAGTTTATACAAACAGGCAACCGAAGGCGATATGGACCCTAATACACCTGCCCCCGGTATGTTTGATTTTGTAAATAAAGCCAAGCACGACGCCTGGAAAAAACTAAGCGGAACATCATCTGAGTCGGCAATGGAACAGTATATCGCCCTTTTTAACCAATTGAAGGGCGCATAA
- a CDS encoding DUF2147 domain-containing protein, whose translation MRILKKFSVYCSLMVLALVLANNAAHAQADKLEGVWYNDIKTAKIQISKGNNGKFNGKIIWLKVTNDEAGKPRTDIKNPDTKLRARPLMGLHLLANFEKNPDDDNQYINGTIYDPLNGKVYMCKIKYEGNTLHIRGYVMIPLFGRTTHWDRAN comes from the coding sequence ATGCGCATTTTAAAAAAGTTTTCGGTGTACTGTTCGTTAATGGTGCTCGCTCTTGTGCTGGCTAATAATGCGGCACATGCCCAGGCAGATAAGCTTGAAGGAGTTTGGTATAACGATATCAAAACGGCCAAAATTCAGATCTCAAAGGGCAACAACGGAAAGTTTAACGGCAAGATAATTTGGCTAAAAGTAACTAACGACGAAGCAGGAAAGCCGCGGACCGACATTAAAAACCCGGATACCAAACTAAGAGCAAGACCGCTTATGGGTTTGCATTTGTTGGCCAACTTCGAGAAAAACCCCGACGACGATAACCAGTACATCAACGGTACCATTTACGACCCGCTGAACGGCAAGGTATACATGTGCAAAATTAAATATGAGGGTAATACGCTCCACATCAGGGGCTACGTAATGATCCCGCTATTTGGGCGAACAACACATTGGGATAGAGCTAATTAA